A stretch of Candidatus Vicinibacter affinis DNA encodes these proteins:
- a CDS encoding T9SS type A sorting domain-containing protein yields the protein MKTIQLIFSVLLFSLLGLNIHAQPKSFAPRGIGGGGALFFPTINPANDNEFYVSCDLSTLFHSTDFGRHYDQIDFTKLQVFNTSTYEFTKDPKIAYSNFNDGNSGFPVKTTDGGNTWLPISAYNVNTYGNVYTMKANYQNPQQVLIGAYGDILITNDGGSTLKLVRHAASNGAGLIMGGVFFDGLNIYIGTNEGIVFSTNGGTSFGLMPNKGLPNGQLIWSFAGGKEAGTTRFVCITASSGDVYNGVMPWDYSGFGKGVYTMENASGTWTAKSTGINFSNDYLMYAAMASNDVDTIYLGGHDNALGVPLVFQSTNGGSNWSKKFNTTNNANIVTGWEGFGGDKNWSWSETCFGITVAPFNSGKVMFTNYSNVQLSSDGGNNWRQAYVHAADEHPAGSSTPKNKAYHSIGLENTTCWQVSWQDENNMIACFSDIGGIRSTNAGNSWGYQYSGFSVNSLYRLEESADGILFGACSNIHDMYQSTRLADAQLDANDANGKIIYSMDRGVSWNNLRVFNHPVFWLAKDPNNKNRMYASVIHYGGTPGNQQGGIYMTNNLNNLVASTWTKLPNPARTEGHPAAIAVLKDGKMVCTFSGRRNSSGAFTASSGVFLYDPMTNTWKDVGNASMNYWTKDIVIDPNDPDQNTWYVCVFSGWGGAPNGLGGLYKTKDRGANWTKLTGIQFDRVTSITFNPKKLTQAYLTTETQGLWVNDDMNNDLPNWRLVTSYPFRQPERVFFNPYKLNEMWVSSFGNGMKVGEIETTGTIEFNSPADQLVITPNPNNGNFNIEIPSRGIYAQLEIYDAMGKMVYSEKINSGFGTKQISLERTNLKSGLYSVMLYGKEKISCGKFLVN from the coding sequence ATGAAAACAATACAACTGATTTTCTCCGTACTTCTATTTTCACTCCTCGGATTGAATATTCATGCACAGCCTAAAAGTTTTGCACCACGAGGCATAGGGGGCGGTGGAGCTCTTTTCTTTCCGACAATTAATCCGGCAAATGACAACGAGTTTTATGTGAGCTGTGATCTGAGCACACTTTTTCACAGCACAGATTTTGGAAGACACTATGACCAAATTGATTTTACCAAACTGCAGGTGTTCAATACCTCCACTTATGAATTTACCAAAGATCCTAAAATTGCCTACAGCAATTTTAACGATGGAAACAGCGGATTTCCGGTTAAAACTACCGATGGTGGAAATACCTGGCTACCCATCAGCGCATACAATGTGAACACTTATGGCAATGTCTATACCATGAAAGCAAATTACCAAAATCCACAACAAGTCCTCATTGGTGCCTATGGTGATATTTTAATCACCAACGATGGCGGAAGCACTCTGAAGCTGGTAAGACATGCAGCCAGCAATGGAGCAGGCCTGATCATGGGTGGTGTATTTTTTGACGGTCTGAATATTTACATCGGAACCAACGAAGGCATTGTGTTTTCTACAAATGGCGGAACCAGCTTTGGCCTCATGCCCAACAAAGGATTGCCTAACGGTCAATTGATCTGGTCATTTGCAGGAGGTAAGGAAGCAGGCACAACCAGGTTCGTATGCATCACAGCGAGTTCAGGAGATGTGTACAACGGGGTAATGCCCTGGGATTATTCAGGATTTGGGAAAGGAGTTTACACCATGGAAAATGCGAGTGGAACCTGGACAGCAAAATCAACCGGAATTAATTTCTCCAACGACTATCTTATGTATGCGGCCATGGCATCAAATGATGTGGATACGATTTATCTGGGTGGTCATGACAATGCTTTGGGCGTTCCACTGGTATTCCAATCCACCAATGGCGGATCCAACTGGTCAAAAAAATTCAACACCACCAATAATGCAAACATCGTCACCGGATGGGAAGGTTTTGGAGGCGATAAAAACTGGAGCTGGAGTGAAACCTGTTTCGGCATTACTGTAGCGCCTTTCAATTCAGGAAAAGTGATGTTTACCAATTACAGCAACGTACAACTCAGCAGCGATGGAGGTAATAATTGGCGTCAAGCATACGTACATGCGGCAGATGAACATCCTGCAGGAAGTTCTACCCCCAAAAATAAAGCCTACCACAGCATCGGTCTGGAAAACACCACCTGCTGGCAGGTGAGCTGGCAAGATGAGAATAATATGATCGCATGCTTTAGCGACATTGGTGGTATCAGAAGTACCAATGCGGGAAACAGTTGGGGATATCAGTACAGCGGTTTTTCAGTCAACTCACTTTACCGTCTGGAAGAATCAGCAGATGGCATATTGTTTGGTGCTTGCTCCAACATCCATGACATGTATCAAAGTACCCGACTTGCTGATGCACAGCTCGATGCAAATGATGCCAATGGAAAAATTATTTATTCCATGGATCGTGGTGTAAGCTGGAACAATCTTCGGGTATTTAATCATCCTGTGTTTTGGTTGGCTAAAGATCCGAACAACAAAAACAGAATGTATGCTTCCGTCATCCATTACGGAGGAACACCAGGCAATCAGCAGGGTGGCATTTACATGACCAACAATCTGAATAATCTGGTTGCGTCCACCTGGACCAAACTTCCCAACCCAGCACGCACTGAAGGGCATCCTGCAGCAATTGCCGTACTTAAAGATGGCAAAATGGTATGCACCTTTTCCGGAAGGAGAAATTCATCAGGCGCATTTACTGCAAGCTCCGGAGTATTCTTGTACGACCCTATGACAAATACCTGGAAAGATGTGGGCAATGCTTCCATGAATTATTGGACAAAAGACATTGTGATAGACCCCAATGATCCTGACCAAAACACCTGGTATGTCTGCGTTTTCAGCGGATGGGGCGGTGCGCCGAACGGCCTGGGAGGATTGTACAAAACAAAAGACAGGGGGGCAAATTGGACCAAACTAACCGGCATACAATTTGATCGTGTGACTTCCATTACTTTCAATCCCAAAAAACTTACACAGGCTTATCTGACTACAGAAACGCAGGGGCTCTGGGTCAATGATGACATGAATAATGATTTACCCAATTGGAGGTTGGTTACTTCCTACCCTTTCAGACAACCTGAACGAGTGTTTTTCAATCCGTATAAACTAAATGAAATGTGGGTCAGCAGTTTTGGAAATGGAATGAAGGTAGGAGAAATAGAAACCACAGGTACGATAGAATTTAATTCACCTGCAGATCAGCTGGTAATCACCCCCAACCCGAATAATGGGAACTTCAATATAGAAATCCCTTCAAGAGGAATTTATGCTCAATTGGAAATTTATGATGCAATGGGCAAAATGGTTTATTCAGAAAAAATAAATTCAGGCTTCGGTACCAAACAAATATCATTGGAAAGGACGAATCTAAAAAGTGGATTGTATTCAGTGATGCTTTATGGAAAAGAGAAAATTAGCTGTGGAAAGTTTTTGGTCAACTAA
- a CDS encoding efflux RND transporter periplasmic adaptor subunit codes for MKNIKFIISILTNVIILTSCHTHSEKDGHTHVGEKEFHDEHESPNKAMLTADQMKSIKIELGSIEKKQLTASLKANGILKVPNQNRANATAFLGGIINSILVQTGNSVRKGQVIATISNNTFITMQEEFLSISSKAELAQLEFARQKEMQQGNAGALKNLQSADAELKTIKARKASLQKQLQLIGINTNSLTSENIKTTVSIVSPINGSISNVKVNIGSYVDGNNPIVEIVDNSQLHLDLYVYEKDLQKIKVGQIIHFTLTNNPGKEYDAEVYAISNTFELNTKAISVHAMVKGNKQGLIDGMSITALVSLENATVDAVPTNAIVSHEGQDYIFIVTDAHKEEEHHSETETAEHKHDEHEHGEKESQHKEGEHNKEEGTTFEKIPVRKGKSDVGYSEINLLKEIPIKSKVVVNGAFFILAKMNNKGEAHAH; via the coding sequence ATGAAAAATATAAAATTTATAATATCGATTTTAACAAATGTTATAATTCTAACCTCCTGCCACACTCATTCTGAAAAAGATGGACATACACACGTTGGAGAAAAAGAATTTCATGACGAACACGAAAGCCCCAACAAAGCAATGCTTACAGCCGACCAAATGAAATCCATAAAAATTGAACTTGGTAGTATCGAAAAAAAGCAACTCACCGCTTCACTCAAAGCCAACGGAATTTTAAAAGTTCCAAATCAAAACAGGGCAAATGCAACAGCTTTTCTTGGCGGAATAATTAATTCAATTTTAGTACAAACAGGAAATTCAGTAAGAAAAGGACAGGTAATTGCTACCATATCCAACAATACATTTATTACCATGCAAGAAGAATTCTTAAGCATATCTTCAAAAGCAGAATTGGCGCAATTAGAATTTGCCCGACAAAAAGAAATGCAACAGGGCAATGCTGGAGCTTTGAAAAATTTACAGTCAGCAGATGCAGAATTAAAAACAATTAAAGCCAGAAAAGCAAGTTTGCAAAAACAATTACAGTTAATTGGCATAAATACCAACTCGCTGACAAGCGAAAACATTAAAACTACAGTAAGCATTGTAAGCCCAATAAATGGAAGTATAAGTAATGTGAAGGTAAACATCGGAAGCTATGTTGATGGTAATAATCCCATTGTGGAAATTGTGGACAACAGCCAACTACATCTTGATTTGTATGTATATGAAAAGGATTTACAAAAAATAAAAGTCGGACAAATCATACATTTTACACTCACTAATAACCCCGGCAAAGAATACGATGCCGAGGTTTATGCAATCAGCAATACTTTTGAGCTAAACACCAAGGCTATTTCGGTTCATGCAATGGTAAAAGGAAACAAACAAGGATTGATTGACGGAATGAGCATAACTGCATTGGTAAGTTTAGAGAATGCCACCGTAGATGCAGTGCCAACCAACGCCATTGTAAGCCACGAGGGGCAGGACTATATTTTTATTGTTACAGATGCTCACAAGGAAGAAGAACACCATAGCGAAACTGAAACAGCCGAACACAAACACGATGAACATGAACATGGAGAGAAAGAAAGTCAGCATAAAGAAGGCGAACACAACAAAGAAGAAGGAACAACTTTCGAAAAAATCCCTGTTCGTAAAGGAAAATCCGATGTAGGTTATAGCGAAATTAACTTGCTCAAAGAAATTCCAATCAAAAGCAAAGTTGTAGTCAATGGAGCATTTTTTATTTTGGCTAAAATGAACAACAAAGGCGAAGCGCATGCACATTGA
- a CDS encoding CusA/CzcA family heavy metal efflux RND transporter, whose product MLDNIIAFSIKNKFIISLMTLSLIIWGVWSATKLPIDAVPDITNNQVQIITVCPTLAGQEVEQLVTYPIEQSIANIPDLEELRSISRFGLSVITVVFDDKVDIYFARQLINERLKEAESKIPKGVGTPELAPVSTGLGEVYQYIIHPIKNSESKYTAMDLRTMQDWIVARQLYGTPGIAEVNSFGGQMKQYEVAINPDRLVAMGITIPEIFKALEKNNENTGGAYIDKKPNAYFIRGVGLIGSFDDIKNILVKSNPNGIPILIKDVAEVHLGSAVRYGAMTYNGEVDAVGGVVMMLKGANSADVVGRIKDKMVNIQKSLPKDIVIEPYLDRTDLVNRAISTVEKNLIEGALIVIFVLVLFLGNLRAGLIVASAIPLSMLFALGMMNVFDVSANLMSLGAIDFGLIVDGAVIIVEATLHHLGMRNAIGKLSQTEMDNEVFISASKIRSSAAFGEIIILIVYIPILTLVGIEGKMFSPMAQTVSFAIVGALILSLTYIPMMCAAFLSKNISHKQTLSDRMMNFLQHLYTPLLEKAIFFKKVIVIATVGVFTFSVFLFSRMGGEFIPTLQEGDFAFHCILPQGTSLSQSLETSMQASRIIKEFDEVKMVVGKTGAAEVPTDPMPPEATDMMIILKPQSEWKLDISYDALAEEIEEKLNTIPGVFFEKNQPIQMRFNELMTGIRQDVAVKIFGENMDTLLSYANMVNAVVQSVDGATEPSVERVAGLPQIVIKYNRSQIANYGLNIEDINHIVSTSFAGGSAGVVYENERKFDLVVRLDSTHRNNIDDVSHLYIPTINGTQIPLSQVAEIKMELGPAQISREDGKRRIVVGFNIKGRDVESVVTNIQKELNARVKLPEGYYYTYGGTFENLQAASNRLMIALPIALTLIFMLLYFTFSSVKQATLIYTAIPMSAIGGVFALLIRDMPFSISAGIGFIALFGVAVLNGIVLIGTFNQLEKDGMTDVLERIKEGTKIRLRPVLMTATVASLGFLPMALSHGAGAEVQKPLATVVIGGLLTATFLTMFVLPLLYLIFSTKRKVNIKISTVSILIFVILSLNTVNGQTQTAKTISIEEAIRIALSNNLEIQAQQLNVLSSTTVKKSVFELPKTNVNFQLGQYNSINQDRAFQISQTIPFPTYYTAKSGLYKAELQSSELKQQATVNDIKAQVQYWFYHLQYLQQIKIHLLSIDKLYDEFVSASALRYKSGAANLLEKTTAETKREQFFLLIKQNETDYATAYNSLKMLLNKSEEFTIKISENLQPLHLTTSIDTTLISNNPLIKELFQRAIIAEQNKKVEVAATLPDFNLGYFNQSLIGTQTLHGSDVYFNGSKRFQGLNVGLSVPLTFFSNASKIKSLEYKQRALQLEADNGKLILQNQLQSAFLQYNQNLSQYNYFKSTALTNAEIIISTAKVSFKSGEIGYIEYLQALQTATDIQLNYLQSVNQLNQTIIKINFLINK is encoded by the coding sequence ATGTTAGATAATATAATTGCGTTCAGCATAAAAAATAAGTTTATCATCTCTTTAATGACACTTTCTCTTATAATCTGGGGAGTGTGGAGTGCAACAAAACTGCCTATCGATGCAGTTCCCGACATCACCAACAATCAGGTGCAAATCATTACAGTTTGCCCCACCCTTGCTGGACAAGAGGTAGAACAGTTGGTAACTTACCCCATTGAGCAAAGTATTGCCAACATACCCGATTTGGAAGAACTTAGGAGCATTTCTCGTTTTGGGCTGTCGGTAATTACTGTCGTATTTGATGACAAAGTAGACATTTATTTTGCTCGCCAATTGATAAATGAAAGACTCAAGGAAGCGGAAAGTAAAATACCTAAAGGGGTTGGAACACCCGAATTAGCACCAGTTAGCACAGGTTTGGGTGAAGTTTATCAATATATCATTCACCCAATAAAAAATAGTGAAAGCAAATACACAGCTATGGATTTGCGGACAATGCAAGATTGGATTGTTGCCCGCCAACTTTATGGAACTCCGGGAATTGCAGAGGTAAACAGTTTTGGCGGACAAATGAAACAATATGAAGTTGCCATAAACCCAGATCGTTTAGTTGCAATGGGTATAACCATTCCCGAAATTTTTAAAGCTTTAGAAAAAAATAACGAAAATACAGGCGGGGCCTACATTGACAAAAAACCTAATGCTTATTTTATTCGTGGTGTGGGTTTGATTGGTTCATTTGACGACATTAAAAACATTTTGGTAAAATCAAATCCAAATGGAATACCCATTTTAATAAAAGATGTTGCAGAAGTACATTTAGGAAGCGCTGTAAGATATGGTGCAATGACATACAACGGTGAGGTGGATGCAGTAGGTGGAGTGGTAATGATGCTAAAAGGCGCAAATAGTGCTGATGTGGTTGGTCGAATTAAGGATAAAATGGTAAACATTCAAAAATCATTACCAAAAGACATAGTTATAGAACCATATTTAGATAGAACAGATTTGGTAAACCGTGCCATTTCAACAGTAGAAAAAAACCTGATTGAAGGGGCTTTGATTGTAATTTTTGTTCTCGTTTTGTTTCTTGGAAATCTTCGTGCAGGTCTGATTGTTGCTTCCGCCATTCCATTATCAATGCTGTTTGCCTTGGGAATGATGAATGTGTTTGATGTAAGTGCAAATCTGATGAGCTTGGGAGCAATTGACTTTGGTTTGATTGTGGATGGCGCAGTAATAATAGTAGAAGCAACTTTACACCATTTAGGAATGCGAAATGCAATTGGCAAACTTTCTCAAACGGAAATGGACAATGAAGTTTTTATTTCTGCTTCGAAAATCCGTAGCAGTGCTGCGTTTGGTGAGATAATTATTCTAATTGTTTACATCCCCATACTTACTTTAGTCGGAATTGAGGGTAAAATGTTTAGCCCAATGGCTCAAACTGTATCTTTCGCAATTGTTGGAGCTTTGATTTTATCACTTACCTATATTCCAATGATGTGTGCAGCGTTTCTTTCTAAAAACATTTCGCACAAGCAAACATTGAGTGATAGAATGATGAACTTTTTGCAGCACCTTTATACACCTCTATTAGAAAAAGCAATCTTTTTCAAAAAAGTTATTGTAATAGCTACCGTTGGTGTATTCACATTTTCCGTATTTCTATTTTCAAGAATGGGAGGTGAATTTATTCCTACTTTACAGGAAGGTGATTTTGCATTTCATTGTATTTTGCCGCAAGGCACATCACTTTCACAAAGTTTAGAAACTTCTATGCAAGCATCCCGAATAATAAAAGAATTTGATGAAGTAAAAATGGTAGTTGGAAAAACAGGAGCAGCCGAAGTTCCAACTGACCCAATGCCGCCTGAAGCCACGGACATGATGATAATTCTAAAACCACAAAGCGAATGGAAACTCGATATTTCGTATGATGCGCTGGCAGAAGAAATTGAAGAAAAACTCAACACAATTCCTGGCGTTTTCTTTGAAAAAAATCAACCTATACAAATGAGGTTCAACGAACTAATGACAGGTATTCGACAAGATGTTGCCGTTAAAATCTTCGGTGAAAATATGGACACACTTTTAAGCTATGCCAATATGGTAAATGCAGTTGTACAAAGTGTGGATGGCGCAACAGAACCAAGCGTTGAAAGGGTTGCAGGTTTACCACAAATCGTAATCAAATACAACCGTTCGCAAATTGCCAATTATGGATTAAACATTGAGGACATCAATCACATTGTTTCTACTTCCTTCGCTGGAGGAAGTGCAGGTGTTGTGTATGAAAACGAACGAAAATTTGATTTGGTTGTTCGCTTAGACAGCACTCACCGCAACAACATTGACGATGTGAGTCACTTGTATATTCCAACTATCAATGGAACACAAATACCATTATCTCAAGTTGCTGAAATCAAAATGGAATTGGGTCCCGCACAAATTAGTCGTGAAGATGGCAAACGAAGAATTGTAGTAGGCTTTAATATAAAAGGCAGAGATGTAGAGAGTGTTGTTACCAATATTCAAAAGGAACTTAATGCCAGAGTAAAACTTCCCGAGGGCTATTATTACACTTATGGAGGTACGTTTGAAAACTTACAAGCAGCAAGTAACCGCTTGATGATTGCATTACCAATCGCCTTGACTCTCATTTTTATGCTGCTCTATTTTACTTTTAGTTCTGTTAAACAAGCCACGTTAATATATACCGCAATACCAATGAGTGCTATAGGTGGTGTGTTCGCCTTACTAATTCGTGATATGCCATTCAGTATTTCAGCAGGTATAGGATTTATTGCTTTGTTTGGAGTAGCTGTACTAAACGGTATAGTGTTAATCGGAACTTTCAATCAATTGGAAAAAGACGGCATGACAGATGTTTTGGAAAGAATCAAGGAAGGAACAAAAATTCGTTTACGCCCCGTTTTAATGACGGCAACGGTTGCCTCACTTGGTTTTCTACCAATGGCTTTATCACACGGCGCAGGTGCAGAAGTGCAAAAACCACTGGCAACTGTTGTGATAGGAGGCTTGCTAACGGCTACTTTCTTAACGATGTTTGTATTGCCTTTGCTTTATTTGATCTTCTCAACAAAAAGGAAAGTCAATATCAAGATTTCGACTGTAAGCATCTTAATTTTTGTAATACTTTCTTTAAATACGGTAAATGGTCAAACACAGACTGCAAAAACCATTTCAATTGAAGAGGCAATCAGAATAGCATTGAGTAACAATTTGGAAATTCAAGCACAACAACTCAATGTACTGTCATCCACTACCGTGAAAAAATCGGTATTTGAATTACCTAAAACAAATGTCAATTTTCAGTTAGGGCAATACAACAGCATCAATCAAGACAGAGCATTTCAGATTTCGCAAACCATTCCATTCCCAACATATTATACTGCGAAATCAGGTTTGTATAAAGCTGAATTGCAAAGTAGCGAATTAAAACAGCAAGCAACCGTAAACGATATAAAAGCACAGGTGCAATACTGGTTTTATCATTTGCAATATTTACAGCAAATAAAAATTCACTTGCTATCTATAGACAAATTGTATGACGAATTTGTGAGTGCTTCTGCCTTGCGTTACAAATCAGGCGCAGCAAATTTGTTGGAGAAAACCACAGCAGAAACCAAACGGGAGCAATTTTTCTTGCTTATCAAACAAAACGAAACTGACTATGCAACAGCATATAATTCGCTCAAAATGCTGTTGAACAAAAGCGAAGAATTTACAATTAAAATTAGTGAAAATTTGCAACCACTACATTTAACTACTTCGATTGACACAACGCTCATTTCAAATAATCCATTGATTAAAGAATTGTTTCAACGAGCCATCATTGCGGAGCAAAACAAAAAAGTTGAAGTGGCAGCTACGTTGCCTGATTTTAATTTGGGTTATTTTAACCAATCCTTAATCGGCACTCAAACCTTACATGGCAGTGACGTTTACTTTAACGGCAGTAAACGATTTCAGGGCTTGAACGTAGGCTTAAGTGTTCCACTTACCTTCTTTAGCAATGCCTCCAAAATAAAATCTCTTGAATACAAACAGCGGGCTTTACAATTGGAAGCTGATAACGGAAAGCTGATCTTACAAAATCAATTGCAAAGCGCATTTCTGCAATATAATCAAAATTTGTCTCAATACAATTACTTTAAATCAACCGCATTAACTAATGCCGAAATTATTATTAGCACCGCCAAAGTTAGTTTTAAAAGTGGCGAAATTGGTTATATTGAATACTTGCAAGCCCTTCAAACCGCCACCGATATACAATTAAATTATCTGCAATCGGTTAATCAATTAAACCAAACTATTATTAAAATCAATTTCTTAATCAATAAATAA
- a CDS encoding cation-translocating P-type ATPase, translating to MNLPLKDKKFLILLSTIAIVVTLEILSILGINIPMPYAPLVFAAFILSIGKNVLWNGVKAIFKLQFSSINLLMTIAVIGAFYLGEYPEAAVVIVLYVLGERLEDIGIENSKSSLDELVSKAPKTAFVKAQNDFFSIDKISVGTIIQIKPGEMIPLDGKIISGETSVDEAAITGEPIPKDKHKGDNLFAGTLNKNGFIELETTKLSIDTTFSKIIRLTFEASANKSETQKFIQKFSKYYTPSIIAMAILVFVIPVFAMQLDFNHWLQQAITLLVIACPCALVISTPVAIYAAIGNASAKGALVKGGKYIEALANIKAIALDKTRTITFGNPIVSDIFPLNGTSREELLACTSGAEIFSEHPLAQAIVDASKKEGFEPHKTEAFKSVLGKGATAKCLVCEDKTIYVGKLEFIKEHQYSDNEAEKIVEQLASQGKTSVVVSFGKGVAGIIGLMDEIKPDSAAALKEIRTLNIEPVMLTGDHSNAAKFVAEQVGIKKIFGNMLPENKADKIKELLLQYKFVAMVGDGINDAPALAQSTVGIAMGAAGSDTAIETANIALMNDKLSLIPFLIRLSKKTLKRIKFNTIGAIAVKLIFIAMAFTGYSNLVFAISADVGVTILVILTSLKLLDFEK from the coding sequence ATGAACTTACCGTTAAAAGATAAAAAATTCCTCATTCTTCTTTCTACAATTGCTATAGTAGTTACGTTAGAAATCCTCTCCATTCTCGGCATAAACATACCAATGCCATATGCACCTTTAGTCTTTGCTGCTTTTATTCTCAGCATTGGCAAAAATGTTTTGTGGAACGGAGTAAAAGCAATCTTCAAACTCCAATTCAGTAGTATCAATTTACTAATGACCATTGCAGTTATCGGAGCATTTTATTTAGGCGAATATCCCGAAGCAGCAGTTGTAATAGTGTTGTATGTTTTAGGTGAACGCTTAGAAGATATTGGAATAGAAAATTCAAAATCGTCATTAGATGAATTGGTGAGCAAAGCACCCAAAACTGCATTTGTAAAAGCACAGAATGATTTTTTTTCAATTGATAAAATTTCAGTCGGAACAATCATTCAAATAAAACCAGGTGAAATGATACCCCTTGACGGAAAAATAATTTCAGGCGAAACCAGTGTTGATGAAGCAGCCATTACAGGCGAACCCATTCCAAAAGACAAACACAAAGGCGATAATCTTTTTGCAGGAACACTAAACAAAAATGGTTTCATAGAATTAGAAACAACAAAGCTTTCTATTGACACTACTTTTTCAAAAATCATTCGCCTCACCTTTGAAGCATCAGCCAACAAAAGCGAAACACAAAAATTCATTCAGAAATTTTCAAAGTATTACACACCTTCCATTATTGCAATGGCAATTTTGGTTTTCGTAATTCCTGTATTTGCAATGCAATTAGATTTTAACCATTGGTTGCAACAAGCAATTACACTTTTAGTAATCGCTTGTCCCTGTGCATTGGTTATCTCTACCCCTGTAGCAATCTATGCAGCAATCGGAAATGCATCAGCAAAAGGAGCATTGGTAAAAGGTGGAAAATACATTGAAGCCCTTGCAAACATCAAAGCAATTGCGTTAGACAAAACACGAACCATCACTTTTGGCAACCCGATTGTTTCAGATATTTTTCCGTTGAACGGAACAAGCCGAGAAGAACTTTTGGCATGCACCTCAGGAGCAGAAATTTTCAGTGAACATCCATTAGCACAAGCTATTGTTGATGCAAGTAAAAAGGAAGGATTTGAACCACACAAAACCGAAGCATTTAAAAGTGTATTGGGCAAAGGAGCAACAGCAAAATGTTTGGTATGTGAGGACAAAACAATTTATGTGGGCAAGTTGGAATTTATAAAAGAACATCAATACAGCGACAACGAAGCTGAAAAAATTGTAGAGCAACTTGCATCACAAGGTAAGACAAGTGTGGTGGTGAGTTTTGGTAAAGGTGTGGCAGGAATTATTGGATTGATGGACGAAATTAAACCTGATAGTGCGGCAGCATTAAAAGAAATTAGAACATTGAATATTGAACCAGTAATGCTCACGGGCGACCACAGCAACGCAGCAAAATTTGTAGCAGAACAAGTAGGAATCAAAAAAATATTCGGAAATATGTTACCCGAAAACAAAGCCGACAAAATCAAAGAACTTTTATTGCAGTATAAATTCGTAGCAATGGTAGGCGATGGCATAAACGATGCACCAGCTTTAGCACAATCCACCGTAGGCATAGCAATGGGAGCAGCAGGTAGCGACACAGCAATAGAAACCGCGAACATAGCATTGATGAACGACAAGCTTTCACTCATTCCATTTCTCATTCGTTTAAGTAAAAAAACATTGAAAAGAATAAAATTCAACACCATCGGGGCAATAGCGGTTAAATTGATTTTTATAGCAATGGCTTTTACTGGATATAGTAATTTGGTTTTTGCAATTTCAGCTGATGTAGGAGTAACAATTCTTGTTATTCTTACAAGCTTAAAACTCCTTGATTTTGAAAAATGA
- a CDS encoding class I SAM-dependent methyltransferase, whose product MFKAISRNEEIEDREFDMMFPKQIQADSEFHFTPIKIAKLAATYLADHQETKILDIGSGAGKFCMIGSACTDAFYIGVEQRSHLNNIAIRLAKKHDLTKIDFIHSNITSISFGDYDAFYFFNSFHEHLDHTGRMDDSQAWSKKLYEEYSLYVKTELDKMPAGTKLVTYFSYLDEVPDSYELQYSYEEYKLKMWQKKL is encoded by the coding sequence TTGTTTAAAGCAATCAGTCGTAATGAAGAAATAGAAGATCGTGAGTTCGACATGATGTTCCCAAAACAAATTCAGGCCGACTCGGAATTTCATTTCACCCCAATCAAAATTGCCAAACTTGCTGCAACCTACCTTGCAGACCACCAAGAAACTAAAATACTGGACATTGGTTCGGGTGCAGGAAAATTTTGTATGATCGGATCTGCCTGCACCGATGCTTTTTATATTGGTGTGGAACAAAGGAGTCATCTGAATAACATTGCCATCCGGCTAGCCAAAAAACATGATTTAACAAAAATTGATTTTATCCACTCCAACATCACATCCATTTCATTTGGTGACTATGATGCCTTTTATTTTTTTAATTCATTTCATGAGCATCTCGATCACACAGGCAGAATGGATGACAGTCAGGCATGGAGTAAAAAACTTTATGAAGAATATTCCCTTTATGTGAAAACAGAATTGGATAAAATGCCCGCGGGTACCAAATTAGTGACTTACTTCAGTTATTTGGATGAAGTTCCTGACAGCTACGAACTGCAGTATTCGTATGAAGAATACAAACTGAAAATGTGGCAAAAGAAATTATGA